A section of the bacterium genome encodes:
- a CDS encoding excinuclease ABC subunit UvrA, protein MAEKDKIIIRGAREHNLKNISLEIPRNKVVVITGLSGSGKSSLAFDTLYAEGQRRYVESLSAYARQFLGLMEKPDVDYIEGLSPAISIEQRSTGRNPRSTVGTVTEIYDYLRLLYARIGIPYCHRCGKKIERQTIQQIVDQVMTLPQESRIQVLAPIVRGRKGEYRELFEGARRDGYVRVRVDGELLELDKEIKLDKNKKHNVEIVVDRLIINPRIQSRLTDSIETALGLASGIVIIDVIGRQELLFSEQYACLDCGLSYEEPSPRLFSFNSPYGACPTCNGLGTLMEIDADLVVPDKSLSLNK, encoded by the coding sequence ATGGCCGAAAAAGATAAAATCATCATCCGCGGCGCACGCGAACACAATCTGAAAAACATCAGCCTGGAGATTCCCCGGAACAAAGTGGTGGTAATCACCGGCCTCTCCGGATCCGGCAAATCGTCTCTGGCCTTCGATACGCTGTACGCCGAAGGGCAGCGCCGCTATGTGGAATCCCTGTCCGCCTATGCGCGCCAGTTTCTCGGGCTGATGGAAAAACCGGATGTGGATTATATCGAAGGCTTGTCGCCGGCCATCTCCATCGAACAGCGCTCCACCGGCCGCAATCCCCGCTCCACTGTGGGCACCGTTACCGAGATCTATGATTACCTGCGTTTGCTTTACGCGCGCATCGGCATTCCCTATTGCCACCGCTGCGGTAAAAAGATCGAACGCCAAACCATCCAGCAGATCGTCGACCAGGTGATGACGTTGCCGCAGGAGAGCCGCATCCAGGTTCTGGCGCCCATTGTGCGCGGCCGCAAGGGCGAATACCGCGAACTGTTTGAAGGAGCGCGGCGCGACGGCTATGTGCGCGTCCGCGTGGACGGCGAACTTTTAGAACTGGACAAGGAGATCAAACTCGACAAAAACAAAAAGCACAACGTCGAGATCGTCGTCGACCGGCTGATCATCAATCCCAGAATCCAATCGCGGCTCACCGACTCTATCGAGACTGCGCTGGGACTTGCATCCGGCATCGTCATCATCGACGTAATCGGCCGACAGGAGCTGCTGTTCAGCGAACAGTACGCCTGCCTCGATTGCGGCCTCTCTTATGAAGAGCCTTCGCCGCGACTGTTCTCTTTCAACTCGCCCTATGGCGCATGCCCTACCTGCAACGGACTGGGCACTCTGATGGAGATCGATGCGGATCTGGTGGTGCCGGATAAGAGCCTATCGCTCAATAAG